The Pedobacter mucosus genome window below encodes:
- a CDS encoding CheR family methyltransferase produces MAKDQFIVAIGASAGGLEALTAFFEHTPLDSVSYVIIPHLSPDFKSRMAEILDRHSSLEVIEAEQDMEVETNKVYLIPNTKYMGIKDGRLFMFDKKGQSVPHMTVDAFFVSLAEERGNKAIGVVLSGVGTDGSRGAVAIENAGGVIMVQDPTDAKFDGMPNSSIAISNTRFVLPAEALPIAIQQYVHEDQHMGITQKPNLSMGFLSHIVGLIKEQFPFDFTDYKLPTLVRRINRRMLHLNIMDEDQFFSFLQNNPAEIELLISDFLIGVTSFFRDTEAFHILENEVIPQIVQHKSGNDYIKLWVACCATGEEAYSLAILVKEHLIKNHREVDVKIFATDINRTALDQAAKGVFSANIEKTVSRERLDNFFDKGDDSYRIKPEIRKMLIFARHDLTLNPPYVDVDLISCRNMLIYVKPVLQKQILAKLGFGLRKKGFLFLGSSENLSIAKEDFSEISAKWKIYQNIQNRRRVNLDSSLIAPLSDLPLKHLEMVTGSKALVVQPALIPGMTEVILSESGFCGVVIDQDGKVTQAFGDLSPYLRPERFNFNLQELLPENLAIAYSASLHKAVKLNQRVRVNNIEFMQPDSTRRIKVDLIISPFEDKKVKTKGIMVLFKPVDEKPGVLHDGEDFNIDVQTKEHFAQLEEELYHLRQELLFLTDIWKVPRRQCRLITRSFFLLMRRCRARMRNCSPSMKNWKRSIPSTSTRSMSSIT; encoded by the coding sequence ATGGCAAAAGATCAATTTATTGTGGCAATAGGAGCATCAGCGGGTGGTCTTGAAGCGTTAACTGCGTTTTTTGAGCATACCCCCCTTGACAGTGTCTCCTATGTAATCATTCCACATCTTTCCCCCGACTTTAAAAGCCGAATGGCAGAGATCCTTGACCGGCATAGCAGCCTGGAGGTTATCGAAGCGGAGCAGGACATGGAAGTGGAAACCAATAAGGTTTATTTAATCCCCAATACAAAATACATGGGTATCAAAGATGGGCGGCTGTTTATGTTTGACAAGAAAGGCCAGTCAGTACCACACATGACCGTGGACGCGTTCTTTGTTTCCCTTGCCGAGGAAAGGGGCAACAAGGCAATAGGTGTGGTACTATCCGGCGTTGGAACCGATGGGTCACGCGGGGCAGTTGCGATTGAAAATGCGGGTGGGGTGATCATGGTCCAAGACCCAACGGACGCCAAATTCGATGGGATGCCAAATTCTTCCATTGCCATCAGCAATACCAGGTTCGTTCTCCCCGCTGAAGCGCTGCCGATAGCGATCCAACAATATGTTCATGAAGATCAACATATGGGTATTACGCAGAAGCCGAACCTTAGTATGGGATTTTTATCCCACATTGTAGGCCTGATCAAAGAGCAGTTTCCATTTGACTTTACCGATTATAAACTGCCGACGCTTGTACGCAGGATCAACAGAAGAATGCTTCATCTAAACATAATGGATGAAGATCAATTTTTTTCCTTTCTGCAAAACAACCCGGCCGAGATCGAACTGTTGATCAGCGATTTTCTGATTGGTGTAACCTCCTTTTTTAGGGATACCGAAGCTTTCCACATCTTGGAAAATGAGGTAATTCCGCAAATAGTCCAGCATAAATCAGGTAACGATTATATAAAGTTATGGGTGGCTTGCTGCGCTACAGGAGAAGAGGCTTATTCACTGGCTATCTTGGTTAAAGAGCACCTGATCAAGAACCATAGGGAGGTGGATGTAAAAATCTTTGCCACAGATATCAACCGCACGGCACTTGACCAGGCTGCAAAAGGTGTGTTTTCTGCGAATATTGAAAAAACCGTTTCCAGGGAACGTTTAGACAACTTCTTTGACAAGGGTGATGACAGTTACAGGATTAAGCCCGAGATCCGTAAGATGCTGATTTTCGCCCGTCATGACCTGACCCTGAATCCGCCCTATGTTGATGTTGACCTGATCAGCTGCCGGAACATGCTGATCTATGTCAAGCCCGTGCTTCAAAAACAGATCCTGGCTAAGTTGGGATTTGGGCTTAGAAAAAAGGGATTTCTATTTCTGGGTTCCAGCGAAAATTTATCAATTGCAAAGGAAGACTTTTCAGAAATCAGTGCCAAGTGGAAGATCTATCAGAATATCCAAAACAGGCGCCGGGTAAACCTGGATAGCTCACTAATTGCCCCGTTATCTGATCTTCCCCTAAAACACCTGGAAATGGTGACCGGTTCCAAAGCTCTGGTCGTGCAACCTGCGTTGATTCCAGGCATGACAGAAGTAATCTTAAGTGAAAGCGGTTTTTGTGGCGTGGTTATCGACCAGGATGGAAAGGTTACACAGGCCTTTGGTGACTTGTCCCCATATCTTAGACCGGAGCGTTTTAACTTCAATTTACAGGAACTTTTGCCCGAAAACCTCGCGATTGCCTATAGCGCCTCGCTACATAAGGCCGTGAAATTAAATCAGCGGGTAAGGGTCAACAACATAGAGTTCATGCAGCCGGATTCTACCAGGAGAATCAAGGTTGATTTGATCATCAGTCCCTTTGAAGACAAGAAGGTAAAAACAAAAGGTATCATGGTGCTTTTTAAACCGGTAGATGAAAAGCCGGGCGTATTGCATGATGGAGAAGATTTCAATATTGATGTACAGACCAAGGAGCATTTTGCCCAATTGGAAGAAGAGCTTTATCATCTGCGTCAGGAACTGTTATTCTTAACCGACATCTGGAAAGTTCCAAGGAGGCAATGCAGGCTTATAACGAGGAGCTTCTTTCTGCTAATGAGGAGATGCAGAGCGCGAATGAGGAACTGCAGTCCATCAATGAAGAACTGGAAACGGTCAATACCGAGCACAAGTACACGATCAATGAGCTCAATAACTTAA
- a CDS encoding helix-turn-helix domain-containing protein: MKHIRTISEFHEYINLPKPDHPLISVINVADALPDSRSSDSEHLVLDFYSIAVKRMHNVKVKYGQQPFDFNEGVMSFMSPKQVFSMTADNTDKEVKNSGWAVYIHPDFIWNTSLAKTINIYDFWDYALNEALFLSEKEEAIINNIIQNIRRETQSNIDKFSKQIIISQIETLLNYADRFYSRQFITREKSNHQVLEDVEIIINDYFNRENLIEGGLPTVQHIAQQLNVSPKYLSSLLQILTGQTTQQHIHDKLIEKAKEKLSTSQLTISEISYSLGFEHIQSFSKLFKTKTNLSPKEFRQSFN, translated from the coding sequence CAGACCATCCGCTAATTAGCGTCATAAATGTCGCAGATGCGCTTCCGGATTCACGAAGCAGCGATTCAGAGCATTTGGTATTGGATTTTTATTCAATTGCTGTGAAAAGAATGCACAATGTTAAAGTAAAATATGGACAGCAACCGTTTGATTTTAATGAAGGTGTGATGTCTTTTATGTCGCCGAAACAGGTCTTTAGCATGACCGCTGATAACACAGACAAAGAAGTAAAAAATTCAGGATGGGCTGTTTATATCCATCCTGATTTTATCTGGAATACATCTTTGGCAAAAACGATCAACATTTATGATTTTTGGGATTATGCACTAAATGAAGCCCTGTTTCTTTCCGAGAAAGAGGAAGCCATCATCAACAATATTATTCAAAATATTAGAAGGGAGACGCAATCCAACATTGACAAATTCAGCAAACAAATTATTATCTCGCAGATTGAAACCCTTTTGAATTACGCTGATAGATTTTACAGCCGTCAGTTTATTACAAGAGAAAAAAGTAACCACCAGGTATTGGAAGATGTTGAAATTATAATAAACGATTATTTCAACCGGGAAAATTTAATTGAGGGAGGTTTGCCAACCGTTCAACACATTGCACAACAATTGAATGTTTCCCCGAAATATCTTTCCAGTTTATTGCAAATCCTGACCGGACAAACTACGCAGCAACATATACACGATAAACTGATTGAGAAAGCGAAGGAAAAATTATCTACATCACAACTTACGATTAGCGAAATCTCCTATTCATTGGGATTCGAACATATCCAGTCGTTCAGCAAACTTTTTAAAACAAAAACAAATCTCTCGCCAAAAGAATTCAGGCAGTCGTTTAACTAA